The following DNA comes from Thermococcus piezophilus.
ATGCTCGCTATTACCGCAGCCCTCTCTGATACGCTGAGGCTTTTGGCCATATAGAGCATAACGGTTGTTATCGCGCCTGGGCCAGAGATTAGGGGAATCGCGAGTGGAATTATGGCGACCTCCTCAAGAGTAACGACCTCTTCGTCGAACTCCTCCGTCTCTTCCCTACTTATCTTAATCGAGGAGAGACTTCCCGAGAGCATATCCATCGCCATGCGGAAGAGCAAAATACCGCCGGCTATCGAGAACGCGTCTGCGCTCGAGCCGAAGAACCGGAATATCCACTGACCGATGAGGGCGAAGGTAATGAGGGTTATGACTACAGTTACGGCAGTTTTGGCCGCTATCTCGCGCCTCTCCTCCATGGAAAGGTCATGAGTAACGCTTAGAAAGACCGGGACAGCACCGACTGGGTTGGTAATTGCAAACAGTCCGCCGTAGAGGAGCACGAAGTACTTGATAATCTCTATCACGCGACCACCCGTGCTGGCTAAGAAGGAGAAATTAAAAGGTTAACTCTTGATAATCTCATAGGAGTACGTGAGCTTTGCACCACTGAGCTTTATGTGGGCCGAGGCGGAGCAATACTTGTCTTGACTGAGCTCTATGGCGCGCTTTGCTTTCTCATCCTTCACATTGCCGTAAATTCTGTAGTGGAGGTGAACCTTTTCATACATCCTTGGGTGCTCCTCGCGCCTCTCGCCGCTTATCTCCACTTCAAGCCCTTCTATAGGTTCCCTCATCTTCTGGAGTATCATAACCACGTCATAGGCAGTACAGCCAGCGACGCCGAGGAGAAGGAGTTTCATCGGGCTTATCCCGCCGTCCCCAAGGACGATCGAGCACCTCCCAGGCTCCACCTTGCCGATGAACTGCCCCTTCTCAACCCACTTTACACTACCCCTAACCTCGCTTGACACTTTTTTTCACCCGTAAGTGGAAACGCAATCCATTTTAAGGCATTTTCGTAGACAGAAACATGTACATCCGACCCTTCGACCCATGGAAGGCAAAGCTCTGCACATGCCCGTTCAAGTATACGCTGAACGTTTACACCGGTTGCGACCATGCTTGTCTTTACTGCTACATAACGAGCTACATCCCCAAGGCCTTCCGCGTGAGGACGAAGGAGGGGCTTTTGCCGAAGCTGGAACGCGAGCTGAGGAAGTTCGATAGGAGGTACATAATAGCTCTCTCCTATTCCTCCGACCCGTACCCAACCATCGAGAAAGAGCTAGGCATAACAAGAAAGGTGCTCGAATTGTTCCGGCGATACGACGTGAGGTGTCTTTTGCTTACAAAATCAGACATCTTCGAGCGCGACCTCGATATTCTGAGCGAGCTGAAGTGTGCCGTGGGGATCACCGTTACGACCATTGATGAAAGAACTGCCAAGCTCATAGAGCCGAAGACACCGAAGCCAGAGGACAGGATACGGGCGCTTAAAAAGGCCAAGAGTGCAGGAATTCCAGTCTACGCGCGCATAGACCCGATAATTCCATTCTACAATTGGGGAGACTTCGATAAGACCCTCGACGCGCTGAGCTTCGTGAGCCACATAACGGTCTCGACGCTGAAGCTGAGGCCCGATGGGTTGAGTAGAATGAAGGCAAAGCTGCCAGAGGTTATGGAAAGGCTGGAGCCCCTCTATGAGAAAGGTGAGAGGATTGGAGGCTACTATTACCTGCCAAGAGAATTCAGGATGAAAATCCTCAAAGAGGCGAGGAGAAAGATAGAGGATAGGGGAATCACATTTGGCTCGTGTCGGGAGGGTTACTACTCGTTTCCGAGCTGCGATGGCTCTCACTTAGTTCCTCCCTGACTTTAGCTTCTATCTCCCGCCTATCCATATCGAGCTTTTTGGCACGGTATTCAGCCGCAGCGAGGACGAAGGCCTCGAAGAGCCTTTCCATCTCTGGAAGATACTCCGCCTGCCATTGGACACCCACGATGAGGCCTTCTCCACCCTCTATCGCCTCTATGAGGCCGTCCACGGCATAGGCGACCGGCTTTACTCCCTCCCCGACCCGCTTGATGGCCTGATGGTGGAAGCTGTTCACGCGAAGGAACACATCGCTGGTGCCCTCTATGTTCAGCTCTTCCTTCAGTATCTCGTAGAGCCTCGAACTCGTTTTTATCCTCACCCCGTGGACACGCTGCGTTGGTCCCATCAGGTGAAGGTCCCAGTCGTGTTTTATCGCCTTAGGAATCTCTGCTGAAACATCTTGGTAGAGCGTTCCACCGAGGGCGACGTTTATCACCTGCATGCCCCTGCCGATGCCCAGAATGGGCACCCCATTCTCAACGGCTTTTTTCACCAGGCATATCTCTAACTCATCCCTTGCAACATCCACGTATTTGAGGACACCGGAAGGATCCTCCCCGTAGAAGTGGGGGTGTATATCCGGACCCTCGATGAGGAGGATTCCATCAACGTGTTTTATAACCTCATCAGGGGACGAATCTGCGCTGAAAACAGCGGGAATTCCCCCAACATTGAGTACCTTCTCCAAGTGGGCCTTGTTGAGGAAAAGGCGGTTCTTGGAGTAGTCCATACTACCGATTACACCGATTAAGGGCTTCATCACAACCACCCAGAGGGAGAAACGCTGTAGGGTATAAAAAGATTTACAGAAGAAAATAAAGGAGTTCAGCCCTTAAGAGCTTTGATTTCCTCCTTGATGACCTCAGCGAGCCTCTTAACGCCTTCACGTATCGTCTCCTCTGGCACGTAGGTAAAGTTCAGGCGCATGGTGTTCTTGACGTCCCTGTAGGCGAAGAACGCCTCGCCAGGAACGTAGGCAACTCCCTTGGCGACGGCCTTCTCCATCATGAGCTTGGTATCGACGCCCTCTGGAAGGGTTACCCAAATGAACATTCCTCCGTCCGGCTTGGTCCACCTGACTCCCTCTGGCATGTACTCTTCCAAAGCTTCGAACATAGCGTCCCTCCTCGGCTTGTAGAACTCGATGATCTTGGGGATGTGCTCGTCGAGGTGACCGTCTGCGACGTACTTCCAGGCTATGACCTGAGCAAATGGGTTGGCGCAGAGGTCAACGGCCTGCTTGGCTATCTCTATCTTCCTGATGAAGTGTGGATGAGCAGCTATCCAGCCAAGCCTGAAGCCGGGGGCAAATATCTTCGAGAATGTGCCGAGGTATATGACCCTGCCCTCATCATCGAAGTGCTTGATGGGTGGAATCGGCTTGCCGGAGTAGCGAAGCTCGCTGTATGGGCTATCCTCGACGATAAGGAAGTCATACTCGTGTGCGAGCTCTATGAGCCTCTTCCTCCTCTTAAGGCTCATCGTAACTCCCGCTGGATTCTGGAAGGTCGATACAGTATAGACGAACTTGACCTTCTTCCCCTCTGCCTTAAGCTCCTTCAGCTTCTCCTCGAGGATGTCCACAATCATTCCATCGTCGTCCATTGGAATAGAGAGGAATTCCGGATCGTAGTACTTGAAGGCGTTGAGGGCAGCGAGGTAAGTCGGGCCTTCAACGACGACTATGTCCCCAGGATCGATGAAGACCCTTCCGATGAGGTCGAGGGCCTGCTGCGAGCCAGCAACCATCATTATCTCAACCTTGGACATCGGGATTCCGTAGCGCTTCTCCATCCACTCGGCAAGGGCAAGTCGGAGCGGCGTGAAGCCCTTGGTGGTTCCGTACTGAAGGGCCTTATCCGCGTGGGTCTTGAGGATCTCCTCCGTTATGGCCTTGATTGTTTCCACCGGGAATGTCTCGGGCGCTGGAAGGCCACCGGCGAGCGAGATTACGTCCGAGCTCTCAACGAGCTTAAGAAGCTCTCTAATCTCAGAGGCTTTCATTTCCATTGCCTTCTCCGAGAAGTATGACTCAAAATCCAGTGACCCTGAACCCAACTTCTTTATAAGCTTTTCCTCCACTTCCATTCCCCCCTTAGATGAACAATACTGTCTACGTCATCAATTTTATACACTTAAGAAGTGGCGACGATTGGTTATAAATCTTTCTGCAATGGTCGTTAGAGCCCTTTACTTTTGCAAAGGGAAAGTTCTAAGCCTCTTTATGAACATCAAAGCACAGAGGATTTCATCAGTGAACATAAAAAGCTCTATAAACCCCCTCAGCATAATTTGGGGTTACCAATGAGGGGTGATAGGGATGGTGGTAGTGAAAGAAGTGTTGGAGATAGCAGAGAAGATTAGAAACATGGAGATCAGGGGGGCGGGTAAGATAGCCCGTTCGGCCGCCTACGCGCTTCAGGTTCAAGCCGAGAAGAGCAAGGCCACAAACGTGGACGAGTTCTGGAGCGAGATGAAGCAGGCGGCGAAGATACTCTTTGAGACAAGGCCCACAGCGGTTTCCCTGCCTAACGCGCTCCGTTACGTCATGCACCGCGGAAAGGTGGCATACGCCGGGGGTGCAGATCTTGATCAGCTCAAGTTCGTCGTCATCAACGCGGCTAAAGAGTTCATCCACAACTCGGAAAACGCGGTGATAAGGATAGGCGAGTTCGGAGCCAAGAGGATAGAGGATGGCGACATCATAATGACCCACTGCCACAGCAAGGCGGCGATAAGCGTCATGAAAACTGCCTGGGATCAGGGCAGGGACATAAAGGTCATCGTTACGGAAACAAGGCCCAAGTGGCAGGGCAAGCTAACCGCGAAGGAGCTAGCCTCATATGGCATTCCTGTCATCTATGTGGTTGATTCCGCAGCGAGGCACTACATGAAGATGACGGACAAGGTCGTCATGGGCGCGGACAGCATAACCGTGAATGGTGCCGTCATAAACAAGATTGGAACTGCCCTAATAGCACTCACCGCCAAGGAGCACAGGGTATGGAATATGATTGCCGCCGAAACCTACAAGTTCCACCCCGAGACCATGCTCGGTCAGCTCGTCGAGATAGAGATGCGCGACCCCTACGAGGTCATACCAAAGGAGGAGCTTGAAACGTGGCCAAAGAACATCGAGGTTTGGAACCCTGCCTTCGATGTCACTCCGCCTGAATACGTGGACGTCATCATAACCGAGCGCGGTGTAATCCCACCAGGCGCCGCCATCGACATACTCAAGGAGGAGTTCGGCTGGGCCCTCAAGTACACCGAGCCCTGGGAGGACTGAGGTTTTTCCTTGTCTCTTTATTTCTCGTCATTTGATGGTGAAAAATGAAAGGCTTTAACCTCCGACGCTTCCTGCGGTGAACGCTTCGGCATATGCCTTCACGACTTCCTCATCGCCCATTATCATGAGGACTCTGACCAAATCCATGCCTTTGACCTCCGAGAATTCAACGTAGAGGTACTGGTTACCCTTGCGGTAGAGTTTGACACTGAGCGGCTTGAAATACTCGTTTTTAGTCGGTTTTTTCTCCAAGATTACCTCCTCAAACCCCTTAGCCGTTATGGCATCATCGAGCTGCGCAATCACTGCCTCGACCGGACACGTGCATGTACCGGTGAGCTGTGTCCTCCTTCTCTCCGAGATGCCGCTGCTCATCAGGAAGTCCGTCCCGTTCGAGTTCGCAAGGTTTTCCGTTACCTCCCAGGGGGTATTCTTCAAGGGTATCACGTAGTGGACGAAGTAAACGTCTCCTGATGGTAGTTCGATGTCCTGCCTTTTTATCTCTCCCCTGTTTCCGACAACTACTGGGTAGTACATTCCTCTCGTGGTGTCGTTGTTCTCGAAGAAGACGGCACTACCGGCAAGGGTGCACTTGGGCGCTATGCCCAGCTCTGCCGGTCAGTCATCTGCGTGAAGGTAACCGCTACTCTTCCCTTCACTCAGCGATACCTTTGGAATCAACTCCAGGAAATCAGTGAACTCTACCATGCGGTTGTCTACAAGCTCTCTGATGCTCCAGCCAGTCCAAGCGTTTGCGTGGGTGAACTGGGGCTCCGTCTCAAGCGTGCAGGTTGCGGTGGAGTAGTCCACCCCGTCGCTGAAGTCCT
Coding sequences within:
- a CDS encoding ribose 1,5-bisphosphate isomerase, with the protein product MVVVKEVLEIAEKIRNMEIRGAGKIARSAAYALQVQAEKSKATNVDEFWSEMKQAAKILFETRPTAVSLPNALRYVMHRGKVAYAGGADLDQLKFVVINAAKEFIHNSENAVIRIGEFGAKRIEDGDIIMTHCHSKAAISVMKTAWDQGRDIKVIVTETRPKWQGKLTAKELASYGIPVIYVVDSAARHYMKMTDKVVMGADSITVNGAVINKIGTALIALTAKEHRVWNMIAAETYKFHPETMLGQLVEIEMRDPYEVIPKEELETWPKNIEVWNPAFDVTPPEYVDVIITERGVIPPGAAIDILKEEFGWALKYTEPWED
- a CDS encoding OsmC family protein; amino-acid sequence: MSSEVRGSVKWVEKGQFIGKVEPGRCSIVLGDGGISPMKLLLLGVAGCTAYDVVMILQKMREPIEGLEVEISGERREEHPRMYEKVHLHYRIYGNVKDEKAKRAIELSQDKYCSASAHIKLSGAKLTYSYEIIKS
- a CDS encoding SPL family radical SAM protein gives rise to the protein MYIRPFDPWKAKLCTCPFKYTLNVYTGCDHACLYCYITSYIPKAFRVRTKEGLLPKLERELRKFDRRYIIALSYSSDPYPTIEKELGITRKVLELFRRYDVRCLLLTKSDIFERDLDILSELKCAVGITVTTIDERTAKLIEPKTPKPEDRIRALKKAKSAGIPVYARIDPIIPFYNWGDFDKTLDALSFVSHITVSTLKLRPDGLSRMKAKLPEVMERLEPLYEKGERIGGYYYLPREFRMKILKEARRKIEDRGITFGSCREGYYSFPSCDGSHLVPP
- a CDS encoding gamma-glutamyl-gamma-aminobutyrate hydrolase family protein: MKPLIGVIGSMDYSKNRLFLNKAHLEKVLNVGGIPAVFSADSSPDEVIKHVDGILLIEGPDIHPHFYGEDPSGVLKYVDVARDELEICLVKKAVENGVPILGIGRGMQVINVALGGTLYQDVSAEIPKAIKHDWDLHLMGPTQRVHGVRIKTSSRLYEILKEELNIEGTSDVFLRVNSFHHQAIKRVGEGVKPVAYAVDGLIEAIEGGEGLIVGVQWQAEYLPEMERLFEAFVLAAAEYRAKKLDMDRREIEAKVREELSESHRSSETSSNPPDTSQM
- a CDS encoding PLP-dependent aminotransferase family protein; the encoded protein is MEEKLIKKLGSGSLDFESYFSEKAMEMKASEIRELLKLVESSDVISLAGGLPAPETFPVETIKAITEEILKTHADKALQYGTTKGFTPLRLALAEWMEKRYGIPMSKVEIMMVAGSQQALDLIGRVFIDPGDIVVVEGPTYLAALNAFKYYDPEFLSIPMDDDGMIVDILEEKLKELKAEGKKVKFVYTVSTFQNPAGVTMSLKRRKRLIELAHEYDFLIVEDSPYSELRYSGKPIPPIKHFDDEGRVIYLGTFSKIFAPGFRLGWIAAHPHFIRKIEIAKQAVDLCANPFAQVIAWKYVADGHLDEHIPKIIEFYKPRRDAMFEALEEYMPEGVRWTKPDGGMFIWVTLPEGVDTKLMMEKAVAKGVAYVPGEAFFAYRDVKNTMRLNFTYVPEETIREGVKRLAEVIKEEIKALKG